From the Senegalimassilia faecalis genome, one window contains:
- a CDS encoding YfhO family protein: MQLPITVSSDADREHLFAKTAAPYALAFLVPFVVVLAAFAASGIYPFGDVSVMLYDMPLQYVDYFGWFSDVLRGDADLLYSNAAGLGGGMFSLFSYYLASPFNLLAAFWQPEDMPKFFSVLYLLKIPACALTCLTLLRGRFLAPAAANLRGARRATVAAPWWQHGLLVALASTYALSGYVLGYASNIMWLDGVIMLPLAALGAYRLVQRRSCAGLFASCTAAVLFNWYTGYMVCLFSVLYFFCELARAEQLRGRRLATCVRFAATMLLAVGASLVLLLPTALSLLGGKGGGLVGLSSLVESLGLSHNPLAVPNLFCIGTLPGVNPHGNTPAIVISAFALVGLGVFFANGAVSKRAKLASGILFAVMASSLIFPVWTTVWSGFVVESSYTNRNGFAILLVLVLLAAEGMCRLGNLDRERRVRAIAWGGGVMTAVFAASIVATRVAKGTWLPSFKLAMLEIALLAGFTVLAAAIAHAGTTAAETHGGYATDAVSRKTSDGGKQGAAAQSVAKPAATAAQTDAQQDAAPRIADSKTPGANLASAAGPAASCRIASAVACAALAILLVGEQVYASYLQLTPCCYPVSGYANDVANMRAFYQQLPAQDAPCENGGIELTRVANAAPYWGSTKAYGPDNMALLLAYSTFDHYSSTQESRIQELLAALGYTKYSPVGTYYRSQNIVADALLGVTHIVDDSAPAAATLAGTETLRGAYNLYRNDLALPLGWGTTGQTSVEWEEGQPFESQNALLNAAADNAANVFAAPSVSENDSDGTCRTFTITPAIDGPVMLYAPTLCLLDLFYDNGIMCDVYVDGRFVQTVGRRGSFNEVTLGEGRAGQPMQVSIVPLGDDSFEIKHKDGTPADTQHDFWDVDASNLLQVVSVDVGSLSEQLSRIKAAGSFALTAYENGHIAATFNAAQDETLVISQPYENGWSVTVNGQPAELNPAYEGLMGVQVPAGENTIELRYLTPGLVPGAIVSIASVTLFGVWRAAAHKRSMGARQS, translated from the coding sequence ATGCAATTGCCAATCACCGTTTCATCCGACGCCGACCGCGAGCACCTCTTCGCGAAAACCGCCGCGCCGTATGCGCTGGCGTTTCTTGTCCCCTTCGTCGTAGTGCTGGCCGCGTTCGCCGCTTCGGGTATCTACCCGTTCGGCGACGTTTCGGTGATGCTGTACGACATGCCGCTGCAATACGTCGACTACTTCGGATGGTTCTCCGACGTGCTGCGCGGCGATGCCGACCTGCTGTACAGCAACGCGGCCGGGCTTGGCGGCGGCATGTTCAGCCTGTTCTCGTACTATCTGGCAAGCCCGTTCAACCTGCTGGCCGCCTTTTGGCAGCCCGAGGACATGCCGAAATTCTTCAGCGTGCTGTATCTGCTGAAAATCCCCGCCTGCGCCCTGACGTGCCTGACCTTGCTGCGCGGACGTTTCCTGGCCCCCGCAGCGGCCAACCTGCGCGGCGCGCGGCGCGCCACGGTTGCGGCGCCGTGGTGGCAGCACGGGTTGCTGGTTGCGCTGGCAAGCACGTACGCGCTGTCGGGCTACGTGCTGGGATACGCCAGCAACATCATGTGGCTTGACGGCGTCATCATGCTGCCGCTTGCAGCGCTGGGCGCCTATCGCCTGGTGCAGCGCCGAAGCTGCGCGGGGCTGTTCGCGTCCTGCACCGCAGCCGTGCTGTTCAACTGGTACACGGGCTACATGGTGTGCCTGTTTAGCGTGCTGTACTTCTTCTGCGAGCTTGCGCGGGCCGAGCAGCTGCGCGGGCGCCGGCTTGCCACGTGCGTGCGCTTCGCCGCCACCATGCTGCTTGCCGTGGGCGCAAGCCTTGTGTTGCTGCTGCCCACCGCGCTGTCGCTTTTGGGCGGCAAAGGCGGCGGGCTGGTGGGCCTCTCGTCGCTTGTCGAGTCGCTGGGACTATCGCACAACCCGCTGGCCGTGCCCAACCTGTTCTGCATCGGCACCTTGCCCGGCGTGAATCCGCACGGCAACACGCCCGCCATCGTCATATCCGCGTTCGCGCTGGTGGGGCTTGGCGTGTTTTTCGCGAACGGCGCGGTTAGCAAGCGCGCGAAGCTGGCAAGCGGCATCCTGTTCGCCGTTATGGCCAGCTCGCTGATATTCCCCGTCTGGACCACGGTGTGGAGCGGGTTCGTGGTGGAAAGCTCGTACACGAACCGCAACGGATTCGCTATTTTGCTGGTGCTGGTGCTACTGGCCGCCGAGGGCATGTGTCGGCTGGGCAACCTTGACCGCGAACGGCGCGTGCGCGCCATCGCATGGGGCGGCGGCGTCATGACTGCCGTGTTCGCCGCGTCCATCGTGGCAACGCGAGTGGCAAAAGGAACGTGGCTCCCAAGCTTCAAGCTGGCCATGCTTGAGATTGCGCTCCTTGCCGGGTTCACCGTGCTTGCAGCGGCAATCGCACACGCGGGCACGACGGCGGCGGAAACGCACGGCGGCTACGCAACCGATGCGGTTTCCCGCAAAACCAGCGATGGCGGCAAGCAAGGCGCGGCAGCGCAAAGCGTGGCGAAGCCCGCAGCGACGGCTGCGCAAACGGACGCGCAACAGGACGCCGCGCCCCGCATTGCCGACAGCAAAACGCCCGGCGCGAACCTCGCCAGCGCGGCGGGTCCCGCCGCGTCGTGCCGCATCGCATCGGCCGTTGCGTGCGCCGCGCTGGCTATCCTGCTTGTTGGCGAGCAAGTGTACGCGTCTTACCTGCAGCTGACGCCCTGCTGCTATCCCGTAAGCGGCTATGCCAACGATGTCGCGAACATGCGCGCGTTCTACCAGCAGCTTCCGGCGCAGGACGCGCCCTGCGAAAACGGCGGCATCGAGCTCACGCGCGTGGCGAACGCGGCGCCGTACTGGGGCTCCACGAAGGCATACGGCCCCGACAACATGGCGCTGTTGCTGGCCTACAGCACGTTCGATCACTATTCGTCCACGCAGGAATCGCGCATCCAGGAGCTGCTGGCCGCGCTTGGCTACACGAAGTACTCGCCCGTGGGCACGTACTACCGCAGCCAAAACATCGTGGCCGATGCGCTGCTGGGCGTCACGCACATCGTCGACGATAGCGCACCCGCTGCCGCAACGCTTGCGGGAACCGAGACGCTGCGCGGCGCCTACAACCTTTACCGTAACGACTTGGCGCTGCCGCTTGGCTGGGGCACCACCGGGCAAACAAGCGTCGAATGGGAAGAAGGCCAGCCGTTCGAGAGCCAAAACGCTCTGCTTAACGCGGCTGCCGATAACGCTGCCAACGTGTTCGCCGCCCCTTCCGTCAGCGAGAACGACAGCGACGGCACCTGCCGCACGTTTACCATCACGCCGGCAATCGACGGGCCGGTGATGCTGTACGCGCCCACGCTGTGCCTGCTCGACTTGTTCTACGACAACGGCATCATGTGCGACGTGTACGTTGATGGGCGGTTCGTGCAAACCGTTGGCAGACGCGGGTCGTTCAACGAGGTGACGCTTGGCGAAGGACGCGCAGGGCAGCCGATGCAGGTTTCGATCGTGCCGCTTGGCGACGACTCATTCGAGATCAAGCATAAAGACGGAACGCCGGCGGATACGCAGCACGACTTCTGGGACGTTGACGCTAGCAACTTGCTGCAGGTGGTCAGCGTTGACGTCGGCTCGCTTTCCGAGCAGCTTTCGCGCATCAAGGCTGCCGGCAGCTTCGCGCTGACCGCGTACGAAAACGGGCACATCGCCGCCACGTTTAACGCCGCGCAGGACGAGACGCTGGTGATCAGCCAGCCCTACGAGAACGGCTGGAGCGTCACGGTCAATGGTCAACCCGCCGAGCTAAACCCCGCCTACGAGGGACTGATGGGCGTGCAGGTGCCCGCAGGCGAGAATACCATCGAGCTGCGCTACCTGACGCCGGGGCTGGTGCCGGGCGCGATTGTGAGCATTGCATCCGTTACGCTGTTCGGCGTATGGCGCGCGGCGGCGCACAAGCGTAGCATGGGGGCAAGACAAAGCTGA
- a CDS encoding trimeric intracellular cation channel family protein → METLLQNLFADTPVLTVPWSIDYFSVIAGVLTGALFACDRKLDIIGTVVCGLITGYGGGVLRDTLMQGTGVYFTSHPDLIVVCILLCAFVFYFRGVFRHLEATVFFADALSVGLFALAGASKAVAFQQGMVLSIIMGAITAVGGGAIRDICVGEIPSVFKRSNYYAVAGLGGATAYVVLARFGCPLALAGVACVFAVVFLRYWSVYFDWRTTAEADLTPRVARGLRRAGGVVTGVFLHGGDDERRRRHRAVQTGGMKPAGGGGDDAYDEGGEASGQHAEDESWPQNLR, encoded by the coding sequence ATGGAAACGTTGCTGCAAAACCTGTTCGCTGATACGCCCGTGCTGACGGTGCCTTGGAGCATCGACTACTTCAGCGTTATCGCCGGCGTGTTGACCGGCGCGCTGTTCGCGTGCGACCGCAAGCTCGACATCATCGGCACGGTGGTGTGCGGGCTCATCACGGGCTATGGCGGCGGCGTGCTGCGCGACACGCTGATGCAGGGCACGGGCGTGTACTTCACGTCGCACCCCGACCTCATCGTCGTCTGCATCTTGCTGTGCGCGTTCGTGTTCTACTTCCGCGGCGTGTTTCGCCACTTAGAGGCTACGGTGTTTTTTGCCGATGCGCTGTCGGTGGGCCTGTTCGCGCTGGCGGGCGCGTCGAAGGCCGTGGCGTTTCAGCAGGGCATGGTGCTCAGCATCATCATGGGCGCCATCACCGCGGTGGGCGGCGGAGCCATCCGCGACATTTGCGTAGGGGAGATTCCCAGCGTGTTCAAGCGCAGCAACTATTATGCCGTGGCCGGTTTGGGCGGCGCTACGGCGTACGTGGTGCTGGCGCGCTTCGGCTGCCCGCTTGCGCTGGCGGGCGTGGCCTGCGTGTTCGCCGTGGTGTTTTTGCGCTACTGGAGCGTGTACTTCGATTGGCGCACCACGGCCGAGGCCGATTTGACGCCGCGCGTTGCGCGCGGGCTGCGCCGCGCGGGCGGCGTGGTTACGGGCGTGTTCTTGCACGGTGGCGACGACGAACGCCGCCGTCGCCACCGTGCAGTGCAGACTGGCGGGATGAAGCCCGCTGGCGGTGGGGGAGACGACGCGTACGATGAAGGCGGCGAGGCGTCTGGACAGCACGCGGAAGACGAAAGCTGGCCTCAGAATTTACGGTAG
- a CDS encoding CpsB/CapC family capsule biosynthesis tyrosine phosphatase → MLDLHCHILPGVDDGSSCLGESIRMLHAAYKAGITEIVCTPHCRDPYFDFEGMWDAFDQLRRRSPIPLRMGFEVNIRKLRELGMDWAPQLCFQDSSVLLLELSTHATKRDFEDYEREIYELQGMGLDVIIAHPERYNAIQEDISIARRLVDCGCLLQASSDFIKGGRLGKERKPALKLFEAGLYTYIASDAHCVEHYEVYAEAVQKFGPKLRPM, encoded by the coding sequence GTGCTGGATTTGCATTGCCATATTCTTCCTGGAGTTGACGATGGGTCAAGCTGCCTTGGCGAAAGCATTCGCATGCTGCATGCTGCCTATAAAGCAGGCATCACGGAGATTGTCTGCACGCCGCATTGCCGCGACCCGTACTTCGATTTCGAAGGCATGTGGGACGCATTCGACCAGTTGAGACGTCGTTCGCCTATTCCTTTGCGCATGGGGTTCGAGGTGAACATTCGCAAACTGCGCGAGCTGGGTATGGATTGGGCGCCGCAGCTGTGCTTCCAGGATTCCAGCGTGCTGCTGCTTGAGCTTTCCACGCATGCAACGAAGCGCGACTTCGAGGACTACGAACGTGAGATCTACGAGCTGCAGGGTATGGGGCTCGACGTGATCATCGCCCATCCCGAGCGCTACAACGCCATCCAGGAGGATATCTCCATTGCACGGCGCTTGGTGGATTGCGGCTGCCTGTTGCAGGCGTCATCGGACTTCATTAAAGGCGGGCGCTTGGGCAAGGAGCGCAAGCCGGCGCTGAAGTTGTTCGAGGCCGGCCTGTACACCTACATTGCCAGCGATGCCCACTGCGTCGAGCATTATGAGGTATACGCGGAGGCCGTGCAGAAATTCGGGCCGAAGCTTCGACCGATGTAG
- the rpoB gene encoding DNA-directed RNA polymerase subunit beta: MAQDKNAGQTVLYRNRRSFAKIPDVMDVPNLIAIQTDSFKWFMNEGLDQAFQDIAPIENNTKDMCVEFGDHKFGEPKYTVDECKEKDVSYQAPLFVEIRFINRETGEIKEQEVFMGDFPLMTNRGTFIINGTERVVVSQLVRSPGVYFGSERDKTSDKTLYNAKVIPSRGAWLEFETDKRDILSVRIDRKRKQPATLLVRALGLAETREEIIELLGNDEMVLRTLDRDPATTKEESLIELYKRFRPGEPPTIDSARTLLEGLFFNPQRYDLAKVGRYKINKKLGFDQEESTCSTLTEEDITKTMQYIIGLHANADGVKVDDIDHFGNRRIRTVGELIQNQFRIGLSRMERVVRERMSMQEPDEITPQSLVNIRPIVAAIKEFFGSSQLSQFMDQANLAAGITHKRRLSALGPGGLSRERAGFEVRDVHNSHYGRMCPIETPEGPNIGLIGSLATFGRINPYGFIETPYRRVVDGKVTDDIDYLTADEEENHTIAQANEKFNLETREFGTTDKDGNFVPATRVLCRTKDADGVFGEPGEVLPEQVDYMDVSPRQMTSVATSLIPFLEHDDANRALMGSNMQRQAVPLLKPHAPLVGTGMEHRIAVDSGEILIAQNPGVVDYVDGQTIIVLNNDGEYDEYLVPKFQRSNQSGCMNHRPIVRKGDEVAAGDVLADGPSCDGGELALGQNLMVAYMPWEGYNYEDAIIVSERVVSEDLLTSIHISEYELDARDTKLGPEEITREIPNISDDMIGDLDADGVIRVGAEVFPGDVLVGKVTPKGETELTAEERLLRAIFGEKAREVRDTSLKVPHGSGGRVIDIHRFSRAAGDELAPGVNELVRIYVAQKRKVQQGDKLSGRHGNKGVISRVLPVEDMPYLADGTPIDVMLNPLGVPSRMNVGQLLENHLGWAAKWGWNDDPSSDEPVEGPQFVATPVFDGATEEEISDAIEAANRNLINWNHKKYGDLARDEFVPQLSRTGKTWLFDGRTGEKFREPITVGQTYILKLGHMVDDKIHARSTGPYSLITQQPLGGKAQFGGQRFGEMEVWALYAYGASNVLQEILTVKSDDTSGRVKSYEAIVKGENTPAPEVPESFKVLVKEMKSLCLNVELEGHDHQTIDVTHDPDLDDVKKDNADQALFNAIAEDARKTEADDASALDSIAAELGELMADTKQDDNNDLIGKEDER; the protein is encoded by the coding sequence GTGGCCCAAGACAAAAATGCTGGTCAGACAGTACTTTATCGCAATCGCCGCTCGTTTGCGAAGATTCCTGACGTCATGGACGTGCCCAACCTCATCGCCATTCAAACGGATAGTTTCAAATGGTTCATGAACGAGGGCCTCGATCAAGCGTTCCAGGACATCGCCCCGATCGAGAACAACACCAAGGACATGTGCGTCGAATTCGGCGACCACAAGTTCGGCGAACCCAAGTACACCGTCGACGAGTGCAAAGAAAAGGACGTCAGCTATCAGGCGCCCCTGTTCGTTGAAATCCGTTTCATCAACCGTGAAACGGGCGAGATCAAGGAGCAGGAGGTGTTCATGGGCGATTTCCCGCTCATGACCAACCGCGGCACCTTCATCATCAACGGCACCGAGCGCGTCGTCGTGTCCCAGCTCGTTCGCTCCCCGGGCGTGTACTTCGGCTCCGAGCGCGACAAGACCTCCGACAAGACGCTGTACAACGCAAAGGTCATCCCCAGCCGCGGTGCATGGCTGGAGTTCGAAACCGACAAGCGCGACATCCTGTCCGTGCGCATCGACCGCAAGCGCAAGCAGCCCGCAACGCTGCTGGTACGCGCGCTTGGCCTGGCCGAAACCCGCGAGGAGATCATCGAGCTGCTCGGCAACGACGAGATGGTGCTGCGCACGCTCGACCGCGACCCCGCCACCACGAAGGAAGAGTCGCTCATCGAGCTGTACAAGCGCTTCCGTCCCGGCGAGCCGCCCACCATCGATTCCGCGCGTACGCTGCTTGAGGGCCTGTTCTTCAACCCGCAGCGCTACGACCTGGCGAAGGTTGGCCGCTACAAGATCAATAAGAAACTCGGCTTCGATCAGGAGGAGTCCACGTGCTCCACGCTGACCGAAGAGGACATCACGAAGACCATGCAGTACATCATCGGCCTGCATGCGAACGCTGATGGCGTGAAGGTCGACGACATCGACCACTTCGGCAACCGCCGCATCCGCACGGTCGGCGAGCTGATCCAGAACCAGTTCCGCATCGGCCTGTCGCGCATGGAGCGCGTCGTGCGCGAGCGCATGAGCATGCAGGAGCCCGACGAGATCACGCCGCAGTCGCTCGTGAACATCCGCCCCATCGTGGCGGCCATCAAGGAGTTCTTCGGCTCCTCGCAGCTGTCCCAGTTCATGGACCAGGCCAACCTTGCCGCAGGCATCACGCACAAGCGCCGTCTGTCCGCACTCGGCCCGGGCGGCCTGTCCCGCGAGCGCGCCGGCTTCGAAGTTCGCGACGTTCACAATTCCCACTACGGCCGCATGTGCCCCATCGAGACGCCTGAAGGCCCGAACATCGGCCTTATCGGCTCGCTGGCAACGTTCGGTCGCATCAACCCCTATGGCTTCATCGAGACGCCGTACCGTCGCGTTGTCGACGGCAAGGTAACCGACGACATCGACTACCTGACGGCCGACGAGGAAGAAAACCACACCATCGCCCAGGCAAACGAGAAGTTCAACCTGGAAACGCGCGAGTTCGGCACCACCGACAAGGACGGCAACTTCGTGCCGGCCACGCGCGTGCTGTGCCGCACGAAGGACGCCGACGGCGTATTCGGCGAGCCTGGCGAGGTGCTGCCCGAGCAGGTCGACTACATGGACGTTTCCCCGCGTCAGATGACGTCGGTGGCTACGTCGCTCATTCCGTTCTTGGAGCACGACGACGCAAACCGCGCCCTCATGGGTTCGAACATGCAGCGTCAGGCCGTGCCGCTGCTCAAGCCGCACGCGCCGCTTGTCGGCACCGGCATGGAGCACCGCATCGCCGTTGACTCCGGTGAAATCCTCATCGCGCAGAACCCCGGCGTGGTCGACTACGTTGACGGCCAGACCATCATCGTGCTGAACAACGACGGCGAGTACGACGAGTACCTCGTGCCGAAGTTCCAGCGCTCGAACCAGTCCGGCTGCATGAACCATCGCCCCATCGTCCGCAAGGGCGACGAGGTGGCCGCTGGCGACGTGCTGGCCGACGGCCCGTCGTGCGACGGCGGCGAGCTGGCGCTGGGCCAGAACCTCATGGTCGCCTACATGCCGTGGGAAGGCTACAACTACGAGGACGCCATCATCGTGTCCGAGCGCGTGGTGTCCGAGGACCTGCTGACGTCCATCCACATCAGCGAGTACGAGCTTGATGCGCGCGACACGAAGCTGGGCCCCGAGGAGATCACCCGCGAGATCCCGAACATCTCCGACGACATGATCGGCGACCTGGACGCCGACGGCGTCATCCGCGTGGGCGCCGAGGTGTTCCCCGGTGACGTGCTGGTGGGCAAGGTCACGCCGAAGGGCGAAACCGAGCTGACCGCTGAAGAGCGCCTGCTGCGCGCCATCTTCGGCGAGAAGGCCCGCGAGGTGCGCGACACGTCCCTGAAGGTGCCGCACGGCTCCGGTGGCCGCGTCATCGATATCCACCGCTTCAGCCGCGCCGCAGGCGACGAGCTGGCGCCGGGCGTCAACGAGCTCGTGCGCATCTACGTGGCTCAGAAGCGTAAGGTCCAACAGGGCGACAAACTGTCCGGCCGCCATGGTAACAAGGGCGTTATCTCCCGCGTGCTGCCGGTCGAGGACATGCCGTACCTGGCTGATGGCACCCCCATCGACGTCATGCTGAACCCGCTGGGCGTTCCGTCTCGTATGAACGTCGGTCAGCTGCTTGAGAACCACCTTGGCTGGGCGGCGAAGTGGGGCTGGAACGACGATCCGAGCTCCGACGAGCCTGTCGAGGGCCCGCAGTTCGTGGCCACGCCGGTATTCGACGGCGCCACCGAGGAGGAGATCTCCGACGCCATCGAGGCCGCTAACCGCAACCTTATCAACTGGAACCACAAGAAGTACGGCGACCTGGCGCGCGACGAGTTCGTGCCGCAGCTGTCCCGCACGGGCAAGACGTGGCTGTTCGACGGCCGCACCGGCGAGAAGTTCCGCGAGCCCATCACCGTCGGCCAGACGTACATCCTGAAACTCGGCCACATGGTCGACGACAAGATTCACGCCCGCTCCACCGGCCCTTACAGCCTGATCACGCAGCAGCCGCTCGGCGGTAAGGCGCAGTTCGGCGGCCAGCGCTTCGGCGAGATGGAAGTGTGGGCCCTGTACGCGTATGGCGCGTCCAACGTGCTGCAGGAGATCCTGACCGTGAAGTCCGACGACACGTCGGGCCGCGTGAAGTCCTACGAGGCCATCGTGAAGGGCGAGAACACGCCCGCTCCCGAGGTGCCCGAGAGCTTCAAGGTTTTGGTGAAGGAAATGAAGTCGCTGTGCCTCAACGTCGAGCTTGAGGGCCACGACCACCAGACCATCGACGTGACGCACGACCCCGATCTGGACGACGTGAAGAAAGACAACGCTGACCAGGCTCTGTTCAACGCCATCGCTGAAGATGCGCGCAAGACGGAGGCCGATGATGCCAGCGCTTTGGATAGCATCGCTGCCGAACTGGGAGAATTGATGGCTGACACGAAGCAAGACGACAACAACGACCTGATCGGCAAGGAGGACGAGCGATAA
- a CDS encoding NYN domain-containing protein, translating to MAKQRKRLLLVDGYNVLRSGSRYQEAFAHPDYTDDAFNTARERLINDVINYAGRDYKAVIVFDGADNEFSTGEVETIGGVRIMFSPAGTSADKVIEKLAHDARVRNVETLVVTSDATIQDTVFGFGIDRMSANGFSREVGMYYEDVHLDETPKVALKRTLGDRIKPDVLEKLKAMRDGKA from the coding sequence ATGGCGAAGCAACGCAAACGGCTGCTGCTGGTGGACGGCTACAACGTGCTGCGCTCGGGCAGTCGGTATCAGGAAGCGTTCGCGCATCCCGACTATACCGACGATGCGTTCAACACCGCGCGCGAGCGGCTGATCAACGACGTCATCAACTATGCGGGCCGCGATTACAAGGCCGTCATCGTGTTCGACGGCGCCGACAACGAGTTCTCCACCGGCGAAGTGGAAACCATCGGCGGCGTGCGTATCATGTTCAGCCCCGCCGGCACGTCGGCCGACAAGGTCATCGAGAAGCTGGCGCACGACGCGCGCGTGCGCAACGTGGAAACCCTGGTGGTTACGTCCGATGCCACCATCCAGGACACCGTGTTTGGCTTCGGCATCGACCGCATGTCGGCGAACGGGTTCTCGCGCGAGGTGGGTATGTACTACGAGGACGTGCACCTTGACGAGACGCCAAAAGTGGCGCTGAAACGCACGCTCGGTGACCGGATTAAACCGGATGTGCTCGAAAAACTGAAAGCCATGCGCGACGGCAAAGCGTAA
- a CDS encoding glycosyltransferase family 2 protein: protein MSTDAQNTQQTAPGAQATYDLTLVVPCYNEADNIPLFYKTATECFENAGVKLEIVFVNDGSQDGSAQLLRRVVETARGRHAVQAVTFSRNFGKESALYAGMQAARGGAICLIDADMQQTPADALRMYRLLMESPDVDCVAACQVQRKEGFVLKLFKRAFYRTFNGMADDIAIPANVSDFRVFRRSVRDALLALPERERFSKGLFAWIGFNTLEVPYEAEQRAAGKSKWSFRKLFRYAATGIFGFTTWPLKVAIWIGSLCAVAAVVYLLAVLGEYVLYGTNVPGYPSLACLILLFGGLQLAVLGVIGEYLGRDYIENKRRPIYLAKEHLDSTQE from the coding sequence GTGAGCACGGACGCGCAGAACACGCAGCAAACAGCACCGGGCGCTCAGGCAACATACGACCTGACGCTGGTGGTTCCCTGCTACAACGAGGCGGACAACATCCCGCTGTTCTACAAAACGGCCACGGAATGCTTCGAGAACGCCGGTGTGAAGCTTGAGATCGTGTTCGTCAACGACGGCAGCCAAGACGGCTCCGCGCAGCTTTTGCGCCGCGTCGTCGAAACGGCACGTGGCCGCCACGCCGTGCAAGCTGTCACGTTCTCGCGCAACTTCGGCAAGGAATCGGCGCTGTACGCCGGCATGCAGGCCGCGCGCGGAGGCGCCATCTGCCTTATCGACGCCGACATGCAGCAAACGCCCGCCGATGCGCTGCGCATGTACCGCCTGCTCATGGAAAGCCCTGACGTCGATTGCGTTGCCGCGTGCCAAGTTCAGCGCAAGGAAGGCTTCGTGCTGAAGCTGTTCAAGCGCGCGTTCTACCGCACGTTTAACGGCATGGCCGACGACATTGCCATCCCCGCCAACGTCAGCGACTTCCGCGTGTTCCGCCGCAGCGTGCGCGATGCGCTGCTTGCGCTGCCCGAGCGCGAACGCTTCAGCAAGGGGCTGTTCGCATGGATCGGCTTCAACACGCTTGAGGTGCCCTACGAGGCCGAGCAGCGCGCCGCCGGCAAAAGCAAGTGGTCGTTCAGGAAGCTGTTCCGCTATGCCGCCACCGGCATCTTCGGGTTCACCACGTGGCCGCTGAAGGTTGCCATCTGGATCGGCTCGCTGTGCGCCGTCGCCGCCGTGGTCTACTTGCTTGCCGTACTAGGCGAATACGTGCTGTACGGCACGAACGTGCCCGGGTACCCCTCGCTTGCCTGCCTGATCCTGCTGTTCGGCGGCCTGCAGCTTGCCGTGCTGGGCGTCATTGGCGAATACCTGGGACGCGACTACATCGAGAACAAGCGCCGTCCCATCTACCTGGCCAAGGAGCACCTCGACAGCACGCAGGAGTAG
- the rlmB gene encoding 23S rRNA (guanosine(2251)-2'-O)-methyltransferase RlmB translates to MADYIEGKRPVIEAFRTGVPMRRILMGDYMKRDPMIEDIMRKAKRNGVKVIQVPRAELDEKSARGSHQGVMAEAAPFNYAGIGKVIDDANKYAEEHDGRALVVLCDHLTDAGNLGAISRSCEAVGASGLVIPNKRSARVEASTYKSSAGAITHVPVAQVSNIVQAIQRLQEEGFWVCAATEHTDDVVWDANLKGKIAIVLGNEHDGVSRLVLERCDFFAKLPLEGEVASLNVAQAATAVMYEWLRQNR, encoded by the coding sequence ATGGCTGATTACATCGAGGGCAAGCGCCCCGTTATCGAGGCGTTCCGCACCGGCGTGCCCATGCGCCGCATCCTTATGGGCGACTACATGAAGCGCGACCCCATGATTGAAGACATCATGCGCAAGGCGAAGCGCAATGGCGTGAAAGTCATCCAGGTTCCGCGTGCAGAGCTTGACGAGAAGTCGGCGCGCGGCAGCCACCAGGGCGTCATGGCTGAGGCCGCCCCGTTCAACTACGCGGGCATCGGCAAGGTCATCGACGACGCGAACAAGTACGCCGAAGAGCACGACGGCCGCGCACTGGTGGTGTTATGCGACCATCTAACCGACGCGGGCAACCTGGGCGCCATCAGCCGCAGCTGCGAAGCGGTGGGCGCATCGGGCCTGGTCATCCCCAACAAGCGCAGCGCGCGTGTTGAGGCGTCCACGTACAAAAGCTCGGCGGGCGCCATCACGCACGTGCCCGTGGCGCAGGTGTCCAACATCGTGCAGGCCATCCAGCGCCTGCAGGAAGAGGGCTTTTGGGTGTGCGCCGCAACCGAGCACACCGACGATGTGGTGTGGGACGCCAACCTGAAGGGCAAAATCGCCATCGTGCTGGGCAACGAGCACGACGGCGTGTCCCGCCTGGTGCTCGAGCGCTGCGACTTCTTCGCGAAGCTGCCGCTTGAGGGCGAGGTGGCCAGCCTGAACGTCGCCCAGGCGGCAACGGCCGTCATGTACGAGTGGCTGCGTCAGAACAGGTAG